Part of the Natrinema caseinilyticum genome is shown below.
GCACGCGTCATAGACGGGACCGGCGCACCGTGGTTTACGGGCAGCGTCCTAGTCGACGAGGGACAGATTACCTCGGTGGTTCGAGAGGCGACGCCTGACGTCGACGCGGAAACGACGGTCGACGCCGACGGCCGCGTCGTCTGTCCGGGCTTCATCGACACGCACTCCCACTCCGACATGCGACTGTTCGAAGAGCCGACGCTCGAGCCGAAAACGCGACAAGGGATCACCACCGAAATCCTCGGCCAGGACGGGTTCTCGATGGCGCCCATGTATCGCGACGGCGGCGCGAGCGAGTGGAGCGCACAGCTGGGCGCCCTCGCGGGACGGACCGACATCGACTGGACCTGGGGGAGCGTCGCGGACTACCTCGACGCCGTAGAAGAGAACGGAATCGCGCCCAACGTCGGCCTGTTCGTCGGCCACGGGACCGTCCGGTACAACCTGCTCGGTATGAACGACAGAGAGCCGACCGACGATGAGCTCGCGGAGATGAAGGAGCTGGTGACGGAAGGGCTCGAGGACGGAGCGCTCGGTCTTTCGACTGGCCTCATCTACACGCCGTGTACGTACGCAGATCGGCGCGAAGTACAGGAGCTTGCGTCGGCCCTCGAACCGTTCGGTCGCCCGTTCGTCGCCCACGTGCGAAGCGAAGGGCGCTGGATCTGGGACGCACTCGATGAGTTCGTCGACGTCGGCGCGGAGGCGGACGTCCCGTTACACCTCTCGCACTTCAAGGTCGCCGGGCTCGCACAACAGGGGAAAGCGTCGCGAGCGACGGCGCTGATCGAGACCGCCAGAGATCGGAGTGTCGACCTCACTGTCGAGCAGTATCCGTACGCCGCAGCCAGCACGATGCTCTCCGTCGTCCTGCCGCCGTGGGTGCACGCGGAGGGGCCAGAGCAGACGCTCGAGTACCTCTCCGACGAGGAGACACGGGCGCGGATCCGACGCGACGTCGAGGAGTGGCGGCTCGAGGGATGGGAGAACATCGGCGTCCTCACCGGTTGGGATGACGTTGTGATCTCGAACGTGGGGACGGACGAAAACGCCGAATTGGAAGGGAAGAGCGTCGCAGCGATCGCCGGCGACCGTGGGGTCGATCCCATCGACGCGGTCTGTGATCTGCTGATAGCGGAGGAGCTCGCCGTGAGCGCGGTCTTTCACATGATGGATGAAGACGACGTCCGTGAAATTCTCGCGTACGAACGTACCTGTGTCGGTACTGACGGCCTGTTCGGAGGCAAACCCCATCCCCGAGTGTACGGGTCCTATCCGCGTGTTCTGGAAACGTACGTCCGCGAAGAGAACCTCCTGACGCTGGAGGAGGCCGTCCGGAAGATGACGTCGCTTCCGGCCCGTGCGATGGGACTCCAGCAAAAGGGGCTCGTCCGCCCAGGAATGGACGCCGATCTCGTTGTGTTCGATCCGGGACGCGTCGCGAGTAACGCAACGTATGAAGACCCGCGCCGGTATCCGAACGGCATTGATCACGTCCTAGTCGGCGGTGAACCGATCGTTCGCGGGGGCCAGGTGACCGGCGCTACCCCTGGAGAGGTGCTCACGTGCGACTAGTCGATCGAGAGCACGCCATATGTCGGCGCCGACCGTGACGGAACGCCAGCCGACCCGTAAGTATATTCGACGGGACCCAGACAGTACATTCCAGCCATGAACCTCAGAGAAGCGTTCGATCCGCCGGTTCCGGCGATCGTCCTCGCCGAGGGGGAATTCGGCGAGGCAGGCGGAAAGACCGCCCACGGAGTAGTCATGCATAGCGATGTGTTCGACGTGGTCGCGGTGGTCGATTCGGAAACCGTAGGCGAAACACCGGCAGCGGTGCTTGACAGCCCGTCCGCGCCAGATGTCCCGATCGTCGCGTCCGTCGCGGAAGCGCTCGAGGCCGCACCGGCGGCCGACGTGCTTGTGATCGGCGTCGCCCCGGCCGGTGGACAACTGCCCGACGCGTGGGTTCGAGACATCGAAACCGGGATGGAGGCGGGGTGTGACATCGCATCGGGGCTACACACGTTTCTCAGCGACGACGAGAAGTGGTCGTCGCTGGCTGAAGCCTGCGACGTGCGTCTCTTCGACGTACGCAAACCACCGGCGTCGGACTGGCTCAGGGTTGCCGACGGGTCGGTCGACGACGTCGACGCCGACGCCGACGTCGTCCTCGTGCTGGGAACGGACTGCGCCGTCGGGAAACGAACGACGACGTACGAACTCTTCGCGGCCGCACGCGAGATGGGTCGGAACGCAGGCTGGGTCGCGACCGGACAAACTGGGATCATGATCGGCGCTCACGAGGGCGTCGTCGTCGACCGGGTACCGTCGGACTTCGCAGCCGGCGTCGTGGAAGACCTCGTCGCGAGCGTCGCAGAGGATCACGGTCTCGTCTTCGTGGAGGGACAGGCCTCGCTCACCCACCGGGCTTACTCCGGGGTGACTCTCTCCATCCTCCACGGCGCGTGGCCGGACGCGGTCGTTCTCGCAGACGATCCGGACCGGCACCACCGTGCGCACTTCGAGCAGTTCGATGTAGACGGCGTCGAGACGGAGCGGCGACTGATCGAGGACCTGTCCGACGCCGCGGTCGCCGGCATCTCGACGTGGGGCGCCGCTACGGAACAGGCGCGCTACGATCTCCCAGCGGCGAACGTGTACGACGACGGCGGTGCGGCAGAACTGCTCGCGGCGATCGACGACGTGCTGGCGGAGGAGCGAACGTGAGCGAGATCGTCGCCGTCGACGCGGAGCCACTGGACCTCCCGCTTTCGGAACCGTTCGAAATCGCCCTCGGAACGCGGCGAGAGGCCAGCAACGTACTAGTCACGGTCGAGACCGCCGACGGGACACGAGGACACGGTGAGGGATCGCCGCTCCCGCCGGTCACGGGAGAGACAAGAACCGCCGCCCTCGAGACGGTACGCGCAGCGACCGAGCTGCTGGAGGGCGAACCTGTCGAGGAGTACCGACGGCTCACCGCCCTCGTGCGGGACGCGTTTCCTGGGATGGTCTCGGCGACGTTCGCCCTCGAGACGGCGGTGCTCGACACGTACTGTCGCGAACGGGAGATTCCCCTATCGGCGCTGTTCGGTGGACCGCCTACGACGGTCGAGACGGATCTGACCGTGCCGATCCTCCCGCCGGCGGAAGCCGGCGAGCGGGCGGCGACGGCGGTCGAACGCGGCTATAATCGCCTCAAACTCAAGCTCGGAACCGACGTCTCGACGGACGTCGAGCGCGTCGCAGCCGTTCTCGACGCCGTGCCAAACGTCGGACTAAAAATCGACGCGAATCAGGGATGGACGCCCAAGGAAACGGTCCGGTTCGCAGACCGACTCGCGGACGAAAACGTTCGCCTCGAACTGATCGAACAGCCCGTTCCGGCGTCCGACGTCACCGGACTCGCCGACGTGACGCGACGGGTCGACGTGCCGATCGCTGCCGACGAAGCGGTGTTCGCTCCGCAGGACGCCGTCAGGATCGTGCACGAAAACGCGGCCGATATCATCAACGTGAAACCATCGAAATCCGGGCTCCTCGGTGCCGCCGATATCGTTTCGATCGCACGCGGTGCGGATCTAGAACTCATGATCGGCTGCATGCTCGAGAGTGCCGTCGGAATTCACGCAAGCGCGCATCTCGTCGCCGGCAGCGGAGCATTCAGGTACGTCGACCTCGACGGAAACAGGCTACTGGCGTCAGACGTCGTTCCGACTGACGACGGTCCCGGCCACGAGATCGGCGGGCCGGGACACGGCGTCACGCCCGACCGGTAACCGGGTCGAAGCGGACCTTGATTCCGGATCAGTCGTACCG
Proteins encoded:
- a CDS encoding dipeptide epimerase, whose protein sequence is MSEIVAVDAEPLDLPLSEPFEIALGTRREASNVLVTVETADGTRGHGEGSPLPPVTGETRTAALETVRAATELLEGEPVEEYRRLTALVRDAFPGMVSATFALETAVLDTYCREREIPLSALFGGPPTTVETDLTVPILPPAEAGERAATAVERGYNRLKLKLGTDVSTDVERVAAVLDAVPNVGLKIDANQGWTPKETVRFADRLADENVRLELIEQPVPASDVTGLADVTRRVDVPIAADEAVFAPQDAVRIVHENAADIINVKPSKSGLLGAADIVSIARGADLELMIGCMLESAVGIHASAHLVAGSGAFRYVDLDGNRLLASDVVPTDDGPGHEIGGPGHGVTPDR
- a CDS encoding N-acyl-D-amino-acid deacylase family protein, with the translated sequence MTDLIVMNARVIDGTGAPWFTGSVLVDEGQITSVVREATPDVDAETTVDADGRVVCPGFIDTHSHSDMRLFEEPTLEPKTRQGITTEILGQDGFSMAPMYRDGGASEWSAQLGALAGRTDIDWTWGSVADYLDAVEENGIAPNVGLFVGHGTVRYNLLGMNDREPTDDELAEMKELVTEGLEDGALGLSTGLIYTPCTYADRREVQELASALEPFGRPFVAHVRSEGRWIWDALDEFVDVGAEADVPLHLSHFKVAGLAQQGKASRATALIETARDRSVDLTVEQYPYAAASTMLSVVLPPWVHAEGPEQTLEYLSDEETRARIRRDVEEWRLEGWENIGVLTGWDDVVISNVGTDENAELEGKSVAAIAGDRGVDPIDAVCDLLIAEELAVSAVFHMMDEDDVREILAYERTCVGTDGLFGGKPHPRVYGSYPRVLETYVREENLLTLEEAVRKMTSLPARAMGLQQKGLVRPGMDADLVVFDPGRVASNATYEDPRRYPNGIDHVLVGGEPIVRGGQVTGATPGEVLTCD
- a CDS encoding DUF1611 domain-containing protein gives rise to the protein MNLREAFDPPVPAIVLAEGEFGEAGGKTAHGVVMHSDVFDVVAVVDSETVGETPAAVLDSPSAPDVPIVASVAEALEAAPAADVLVIGVAPAGGQLPDAWVRDIETGMEAGCDIASGLHTFLSDDEKWSSLAEACDVRLFDVRKPPASDWLRVADGSVDDVDADADVVLVLGTDCAVGKRTTTYELFAAAREMGRNAGWVATGQTGIMIGAHEGVVVDRVPSDFAAGVVEDLVASVAEDHGLVFVEGQASLTHRAYSGVTLSILHGAWPDAVVLADDPDRHHRAHFEQFDVDGVETERRLIEDLSDAAVAGISTWGAATEQARYDLPAANVYDDGGAAELLAAIDDVLAEERT